In a genomic window of Occallatibacter riparius:
- a CDS encoding QcrA and Rieske domain-containing protein, which translates to MDEKLPPPSPQEQEERLHGERVSRRTFLMNVGVALNAIVGALVAVPVVGYLFGPVLRRKEYLQWIAIGNASDFPPGETRLVTFTNPVTDPWDGETAKIPAYVRSVEQGNFTVFAINCAHLGCPVRWFSESQLFMCPCHGGVYYADGSRASGPPERGLFTYEVKVENGKLMINAGQMPTLQNRAKSGPCPGAAEPKQPALIARIESCPDTSPAITARGTDASTIG; encoded by the coding sequence ATGGATGAAAAACTTCCACCGCCGAGCCCACAGGAACAGGAAGAGCGGCTGCATGGAGAACGCGTCTCGCGCCGCACATTCCTCATGAACGTCGGCGTCGCGCTCAATGCAATCGTGGGCGCGCTTGTTGCAGTTCCGGTTGTCGGATATCTCTTCGGCCCCGTGCTCCGCCGCAAGGAATACCTGCAGTGGATCGCGATCGGCAACGCGTCCGACTTCCCGCCCGGCGAAACCCGCTTGGTCACCTTCACCAATCCCGTCACGGACCCGTGGGACGGCGAAACCGCCAAAATTCCCGCCTACGTGCGCAGTGTAGAACAGGGAAACTTCACCGTGTTTGCCATCAACTGCGCGCATCTCGGATGCCCGGTGCGCTGGTTCAGCGAGTCGCAACTCTTCATGTGCCCCTGCCATGGCGGCGTCTACTACGCCGACGGCAGCCGTGCCTCCGGTCCGCCCGAGCGCGGCCTCTTCACCTACGAAGTCAAGGTCGAAAACGGCAAGCTCATGATCAACGCCGGCCAGATGCCCACCCTGCAAAATCGCGCCAAGTCCGGGCCCTGCCCCGGTGCAGCCGAACCGAAACAACCCGCACTCATCGCAAGGATTGAATCATGCCCGGATACATCCCCGGCCATCACGGCCCGTGGTACCGACGCCTCTACGATTGGCTAG
- a CDS encoding c-type cytochrome has product MRPTLIHACLLAPFAFAIAGCNMPGRPEPGPEVPRPEAVMSFDKLYGENCAGCHGANGQGGAAIALNNPEYLALIDDTTMRDIIAKGEKGTLMPGFNVSSGGELSDAQIDTLMKEMRARWSKPNPFGSDTPPPYKATHAGDVSKGQQVYTAACASCHGENAQKPGRDGSILDGSLLALINEQTVRTIIIAGRPDPDPNIAQPDWRNHIKGHPLSDDEITNVTAWLIAQRPARPGQPYPNMQPNAKPVETQPSASKP; this is encoded by the coding sequence ATGAGACCGACCCTCATCCACGCGTGCCTGCTTGCACCCTTCGCGTTTGCGATCGCCGGATGCAACATGCCCGGCCGCCCTGAACCCGGCCCTGAAGTCCCGCGGCCCGAAGCCGTCATGTCCTTCGACAAGCTCTACGGCGAGAACTGCGCCGGTTGCCACGGAGCCAACGGCCAGGGCGGCGCCGCCATCGCACTCAACAATCCTGAATACCTCGCGCTGATTGACGACACTACTATGCGCGACATCATCGCCAAAGGCGAGAAGGGCACGCTGATGCCTGGCTTCAACGTCTCCTCCGGAGGCGAACTCAGCGATGCGCAAATCGACACGTTGATGAAAGAAATGCGCGCGCGCTGGAGCAAGCCCAACCCCTTCGGCAGCGACACACCGCCACCGTACAAGGCCACGCATGCAGGCGACGTGAGCAAAGGCCAGCAAGTCTACACAGCCGCATGCGCAAGCTGCCACGGCGAGAATGCGCAGAAGCCCGGCAGAGACGGGTCAATCCTCGACGGCTCGCTGCTGGCGCTCATCAACGAGCAAACCGTGCGCACCATCATCATCGCCGGCCGCCCTGACCCCGACCCAAACATCGCCCAGCCCGATTGGCGCAACCATATCAAGGGCCACCCGCTGAGCGACGACGAAATCACCAACGTGACCGCATGGCTGATCGCCCAGCGCCCCGCACGTCCCGGTCAGCCCTATCCCAACATGCAGCCCAATGCGAAACCCGTTGAGACGCAGCCCAGCGCGAGCAAGCCATGA
- a CDS encoding cytochrome b N-terminal domain-containing protein — protein sequence MPGYIPGHHGPWYRRLYDWLERRVQIEGPVKDAVLHPVPKSTASWWYVFGSASLTLLILQVVTGVLLGLVYQPSAAHAWGSLQVLNHQLPLGWFLRAMHGWGSNFMVAVVLIHMAQVFLFGAYKFPRELTWIVGVFMLLMTLGMAFTGQVLRWDQDAYWGLGIGASIMGRVPLIGGQLVHIMLGGPIINGATLTRFFALHVFIIPGTLLGLTALHVWMVLKLGINEWPMPGRVVRRETYIEEYNELSHKHGIPFVPGAVWKDLFFSAAIILAVAICAAIFGPFGPKGVPDPTIINTVPKPDFFFLWIYSVLSFLPPEMETPFILIAPVVAVAALVALPLIAGVGEKSWWRRPVAVFMVMFLAICFGVLTHLGTYTPWSPQMTAWSGAVIPANLLKDRTPLERKGAVVFQAKQCRNCHSVGGLGGMRGPALDDVATRLTEDQLYRQVLLGGGNMPAYGSALSPAETTALVKYLITLRPSYRPQAQDMSRQVAGQGGVPPDSNVQRGGTQIPPK from the coding sequence ATGCCCGGATACATCCCCGGCCATCACGGCCCGTGGTACCGACGCCTCTACGATTGGCTAGAACGGCGCGTACAAATCGAAGGGCCGGTCAAGGATGCCGTTCTGCATCCGGTGCCGAAGAGCACTGCAAGCTGGTGGTACGTCTTCGGCTCCGCCAGCCTCACGCTGCTCATCCTGCAGGTGGTCACGGGCGTGTTGCTGGGCCTTGTCTACCAACCGTCGGCCGCGCACGCATGGGGGTCCCTCCAGGTTCTGAATCATCAACTGCCGCTGGGCTGGTTCCTGCGCGCCATGCACGGCTGGGGCTCGAACTTCATGGTCGCCGTGGTGCTCATCCACATGGCGCAGGTGTTCCTCTTCGGCGCCTACAAATTTCCGCGCGAGCTCACGTGGATCGTCGGCGTCTTCATGCTGCTCATGACGCTCGGCATGGCGTTCACCGGCCAGGTGCTGCGCTGGGACCAGGACGCCTACTGGGGCCTCGGCATCGGCGCTTCCATCATGGGCCGCGTGCCTCTCATCGGTGGACAGCTTGTGCACATCATGCTCGGCGGGCCCATCATCAACGGAGCTACGCTCACGCGCTTCTTCGCGCTCCACGTCTTCATCATTCCTGGAACCCTCCTCGGCCTCACAGCCCTTCATGTATGGATGGTGCTCAAGCTTGGTATCAATGAGTGGCCCATGCCCGGCCGCGTCGTGCGCCGCGAAACCTACATCGAGGAGTACAACGAGCTATCGCACAAGCACGGCATCCCCTTCGTTCCCGGCGCGGTGTGGAAGGACCTTTTCTTCTCAGCCGCCATCATCCTTGCGGTCGCCATCTGCGCGGCGATCTTCGGTCCTTTCGGCCCCAAGGGCGTACCCGACCCCACCATCATCAACACCGTCCCCAAGCCCGACTTCTTCTTCCTCTGGATATACTCGGTGCTCTCCTTCCTCCCTCCCGAAATGGAGACGCCCTTCATCCTGATCGCACCCGTCGTCGCCGTCGCCGCGCTGGTCGCGCTGCCGCTCATCGCAGGCGTCGGCGAGAAGAGCTGGTGGCGGCGTCCCGTCGCCGTATTCATGGTGATGTTCCTCGCCATCTGCTTCGGCGTGCTCACGCATCTCGGCACCTACACACCATGGAGCCCGCAGATGACCGCGTGGAGTGGCGCCGTCATTCCCGCCAATCTCCTGAAAGACCGCACCCCGCTCGAGCGCAAAGGCGCAGTCGTCTTCCAGGCCAAGCAGTGCCGCAACTGCCACTCCGTCGGCGGCCTCGGTGGAATGCGTGGCCCCGCTCTCGATGATGTGGCAACGCGTCTGACCGAGGATCAGCTTTACCGCCAGGTACTCCTCGGCGGCGGCAACATGCCCGCCTACGGCAGCGCACTCTCGCCCGCCGAGACCACCGCCCTCGTCAAGTACCTCATCACGCTGCGCCCGAGTTATCGTCCGCAGGCGCAGGACATGTCGCGCCAGGTAGCCGGCCAGGGAGGCGTGCCGCCCGACTCAAACGTCCAGCGCGGCGGAACGCAGATTCCCCCGAAGTGA
- a CDS encoding cytochrome c oxidase assembly protein: MFAIVIFDSDPLPDNWLAAWSLPVVPFIGLAVMLALYLRGWFVANRTRPLELPAWRATCFVGGAAALWIALASPIDALDDYLLTAHMLQHFILMSVAPPLLVLGAPTVPLLRGLPRPLIRLLSRPVFRARWFHAICRLITHPVFAWLAMNIAYLGWHVPAMFELTFTSERIHDFEHLCFLLTSVAFWWVVLAPWPTQPRWPRWTVIPYLLGADILNTVLSATLAFSGRVLYAPYAAAERVSFLTPLQDQVAAGSEMWVLNSLVMLAPAVVITLQLLTPAALLRQQQGSSASRRIPVA, encoded by the coding sequence ATGTTCGCGATCGTCATCTTCGATTCCGACCCGCTCCCCGACAACTGGCTCGCGGCCTGGTCGCTTCCCGTGGTGCCGTTCATCGGCCTCGCGGTAATGCTAGCGCTTTATCTCCGCGGATGGTTCGTCGCAAACCGCACGCGCCCGCTTGAGCTCCCCGCCTGGCGCGCAACGTGCTTCGTCGGCGGAGCGGCCGCGCTCTGGATCGCCCTAGCCTCGCCTATCGATGCCCTAGACGACTACCTGCTCACCGCGCACATGCTGCAGCACTTCATCCTCATGAGCGTGGCGCCTCCACTTCTAGTGCTCGGCGCGCCAACGGTGCCGCTGCTCCGCGGGCTGCCTCGCCCGCTCATCCGCCTCTTATCACGGCCCGTATTCCGCGCGCGCTGGTTCCACGCCATCTGTCGCCTGATCACGCATCCCGTGTTCGCTTGGCTTGCGATGAACATCGCTTATCTCGGCTGGCACGTGCCGGCCATGTTCGAACTGACCTTCACCTCGGAACGCATCCACGATTTCGAGCACCTGTGCTTCTTACTCACCTCGGTCGCATTCTGGTGGGTGGTCCTCGCGCCCTGGCCCACGCAGCCGCGCTGGCCCCGATGGACCGTCATCCCCTACCTGCTCGGCGCCGACATCCTCAACACCGTGCTCTCTGCTACGCTCGCGTTCTCGGGCCGCGTGCTCTATGCGCCCTACGCCGCAGCCGAACGCGTCTCATTCCTCACCCCGTTACAGGATCAAGTGGCCGCAGGCTCTGAAATGTGGGTACTGAACTCGCTGGTGATGCTCGCACCCGCCGTGGTGATCACCCTGCAACTGCTGACGCCCGCTGCTCTTCTCCGTCAGCAACAAGGAAGCAGCGCGTCGCGGCGCATTCCAGTCGCCTGA